One window from the genome of Ovis canadensis isolate MfBH-ARS-UI-01 breed Bighorn chromosome 21, ARS-UI_OviCan_v2, whole genome shotgun sequence encodes:
- the LOC138427100 gene encoding tripartite motif-containing protein 64-like — protein sequence MDSDTLEAFQNELTCSICMNCFLDPVTIDCGHSFCRPCLSLCWEEDWIPKSCPECRGISAKTQFTTNIVLKRLASLARQARADHDHSSEEQICVTHQEAKGLFCEADQTLLCGPCSERPEHTAHSHRPIHRAAEESREKLLKRMGSLWKIREEMQTILHQEAKKTRSFKDYVALRKEMITAEYRRMPLSLLEEEQLHLEALEREAKEICEQLEDSVFRMTQYRASLKEMYRELTGMCCKPDGELLQVRKEVDARTDLAEMQKPQPVNPELTCWPVTGILDTLNNFRVDNILSQTMTIHHMSLSEDGDDASLMFRDEHHGASRQPQIVESVMSWGARAFTSGRHYWELDVTYSSSWILGICKDILITDTNISIYSEEACVLFSKKVNNHYSLFTNAPPYIQYVKRPLGRIGMFLDYDNGIVSFYDVCRGSLIYSFLPSPFSFPLKPFLCLRSP from the exons atgGATTCAGACACACTAGAAGCCTTCCAGAATGAACTCACCTGCTCCATCTGCATGAACTGCTTCCTGGACCCCGTCACCATAGACTGTGGGCACAGCTTCTGCCGTCCCTGTCTGAGCCTTTGCTGGGAGGAAGACTGGATTCCAAAGAGCTGCCCTGAGTGCAGGGGAATATCAGCAAAGACCCAGTTCACAACCAATATCGTCCTCAAGAGGCTGGCTTCCCTTGCCAGACAAGCCAGAGCTGACCACGACCACAGCTCTGAGGAGCAGATCTGTGTGACACACCAGGAAGCCAAAGGCCTCTTCTGTGAGGCTGACCAGACCCTGCTCTGTGGGCCCTGCTCTGAACGCCCCGAGCACACAGCTCACAGCCACAGGCCAATACACAGGGCTGCTGAGGAGTCCCGG GAGAAACTTCTAAAGAGAATGGGCTCTTTAtggaaaatcagagaagaaatgcaAACTATTCTGCACCAGGAAGCTAAAAAAACTAGGTCATTTAAG GACTATGTGGCCTTAAGGAAGGAGATGATTACAGCTGAATATCGGAGGATGCCTCTGTCGCTCCTGGAAGAGGAGCAACTGCATCTGGAGGCCCTGGAGCGAGAGGCCAAGGAGATTTGTGAACAACTTGAGGACAGTGTGTTCAGAATGACTCAGTACAGAGCAAGTCTGAAAGAAATGTACAGAGAGCTGACTGGGATGTGCTGCAAGCCGGACGGGGAGCTGCTCCAGGTGAGAAAGGAGG TAGATGCACG GACTGACTTGGCAGAGATGCAGAAGCCTCAGCCAGTGAACCCAGAGCTCACTTGCTGGCCTGTCACTGGAATCCTAGACACACTGAACAACTTCAGAG TGGATAACATTCTGAGTCAGACAATGACCATTCACCACATGAGCCTTTCTGAGGATGGTGATGATGCAAGTTTGATGTTCAGAGATGAGCACCACGGAGCATCCAGACAGCCTCAGATTGTGGAGAGTGTCATGTCCTGGGGAGCTCGGGCCTTCACCTCCGGGAGGCATTACTGGGAGCTGGACGTGACATACTCCTCCAGCTGGATTCTGGGCATCTGCAAAGATATCTTGATAACTGATACTAATATCAGTATTTATTCTGAAGAAGCATGTGTTCTATTTTCCAAGAAGGTGAACAATCATTATAGCCTCTTCACCAATGCCCCACCCTACATTCAGTATGTGAAAAGGCCTCTGGGTAGGATTGGGATGTTTCTGGATTATGACAATGGAATTGTGAGCTTCTACGATGTTTGCAGAGGATCCCTCATATAcagtttccttccttcccccttttccttccctctgaAGCCTTTCCTTTGTCTTAGGTCTCCATGA